The proteins below come from a single Triticum aestivum cultivar Chinese Spring chromosome 5D, IWGSC CS RefSeq v2.1, whole genome shotgun sequence genomic window:
- the LOC123119813 gene encoding acyl-CoA-binding domain-containing protein 6 isoform X1 translates to MFAFSRRRMKIGRSKGHKSDPLHGSRSPGGHVSLSNGGDPITASVSGRADDLAYRCSSDSFDLDARALDSSENWAVLPTEGDKPAPRFSHAAAIVGSKMVVFGGDSGHQLLDDTKMLNLEKLTWDSTTPKVLPSPIRSTSKLPACKGHCMVSWGNSVILVGGRSEPATDRLSVWSFNTETEIWSLMEAKGDIPAARSGHTVTRAGATLILFGGEDAKGKKRHDLHMFDLKSSTWLPLNYKGSGPSPRSNHVAALYDDRVLLIFGGHSKSKTLNDLFSLDFETMVWSRVKTNGPHPSPRADCSGALCGTKWYITGGGSKKKRQAETWVFDVLESKWTVRAVPPSSSITTKKGFSMVPLYHRDKIVLVAFGGNKKDPSDKVEVLVVLQNDHSYSWRSAPDVDPLLYEYSPSTKELAGHLNKCAPLYSNSSVARHSLASTVERASREEHGALGTSLHRKYGQVEDCSLAQKLEKLIDDDKYDDVDDCSSCPASTPKDQRSKRTGADTRTDMARTVALKEENADNQGPSGRRIARSSSDISHLYNTKITDLIRRNAALEDQLAAALESKEQAEKNLSLVMSSREQLEKRLASRGKEAELLKEKIAGLELAQEESNSLSNAVHADNVRLEREVAFLKAVADETRKEMHSTRRVLAGEQSRTFQLQVEVFHLKQRLQTAEGRSGTPRKPHNP, encoded by the exons ATGTTTGCTTTCTCGCGCCGCCGAATGAAGATTGGAAG GTCCAAGGGCCACAAGAGTGATCCTTTGCACGGCTCTAGGAGCCCTGGGGGGCACGTCAGCCTGTCAAAT GGCGGTGACCCGATCACAGCATCGGTGAGTGGCCGTGCAGATGACCTTGCTTACCGCTGCTCTTCTGATTCATTTGATCTCGATGCCCGTGCATTGGATAGCTCGGAGAATTGGGCGGTGTTGCCCACAGAGGGCGACAAACCTGCTCCTCGTTTCTCT CATGCGGCAGCCATTGTAGGCAGCAAGATGGTAGTTTTTGGTGGTGATTCTGGCCACCAGTTGTTGGATGATACAAAG ATGTTGAATCTGGAGAAGCTTACATGGGATTCTACCACCCCGAAAGTTCTTCCATCGCCAATTCGATCTACTTCCAAGTTGCCAGCCTGCAAAGGTCATTGCATG GTTTCGTGGGGGAATAGCGTTATTCTTGTTGGAGGCAGAAGTGAGCCTGCTACTGATCGTTTATCAG TTTGGTCTTTCAATACCGAAACGGAGATTTGGTCACTGATGGAAGCCAAGGGTGATATCCCT GCAGCTCGAAGTGGCCACACAGTGACCAGAGCAGGCGCTACGTTGATACTTTTTGGTGGTGAGGACGCGAAAGGAAAGAAGCGACATGATCTTCACATGTTCGATCTCAAGTCATCGACATGGCTTCCTTTGAACTATAA AGGCTCCGGACCTTCTCCTAGATCCAATCATGTTGCTGCATTGTATGATGATAGGGTCCTTTTAATATTTGGAGGCCACTCAAAATCCAAGACCTTGAATGATCTATTTTCTTTAGATTTTGAGACA ATGGTATGGTCAAGGGTGAAGACAAATGGTCCTCACCCATCGCCTCGAGCAGATTGTAGTGGAGCTCTATGTGGAACTAAGTGGTACATTACTGGTGGTGGAAGCAAGAAGAAAC GACAAGCGGAAACCTGGGTTTTTGATGTTCTAGAATCGAAGTGGACTGTTCGTGCAGTACCGCCTAGTTCCTCGATTACTACAAAGAAA GGTTTCAGCATGGTTCCTTTGTACCACAGGGACAAGATCGTTCTTGTTGCTTTTGGAGGAAACAAAAAAGATCCATCCGACAAG GTTGAAGTATTAGTGGTGCTGCAAAACGACCATTCTTATAGCTGGCGGTCTGCCCCAGATGTAGACCCATTGCTGTATGAATATTCTCCAAGCACCAAAGAGCTCGCCGGCCATCTCAACAAATGTGCTCCCTTGTACTCTAATAGTTCTGTTGCAAGGCACAGTCTCGCCTCTACAGTAGAGCGTGCGTCTAGGGAGGAGCATGGAGCTCTGGGCACTTCGCTCCACAGGAAGTATGGTCAAGTAGAAGACTGCAGCTTAGCCCAAAAGCTTGAGAAACTGATCGATGATGACAAATACGATGATGTCGATGATTGTTCTTCATGTCCAGCAAGCACC CCGAAAGATCAGCGGAGCAAGAGGACAGGGGCTGATACTCGGACTGACATGGCCAGAACTGTAGCCCTCAAGGAAGAAAATGCTGACAACCAAGGACCAAGTGGAAGGAGGATAGCCAGGAGCTCTTCAGACATCAGCCATCTGTACAACACCAAAATAACAGACTTGATCAGAAGGAACGCGGCGCTTGAGGACCAGCTTGCAGCCGCACTGGAAAGCAAAGAGCAGGCAGAGAAGAACCTGTCCTTGGTCATGAGTAGTAGGGAGCAGCTGGAGAAGAGGCTGGCCAGCAGGGGAAAGGAGGCTGAGCTGCTCAAGGAGAAGATAGCAGGCTTGGAGCTGGCACAGGAGGAGTCCAACAGCCTGTCTAACGCTGTGCACGCCGACAATGTGCGCCTCGAGCGGGAAGTGGCGTTCCTCAAGGCCGTCGCGGATGAGACCCGGAAG GAGATGCATTCCACCCGCAGAGTTTTGGCGGGAGAGCAGTCGCGGACGTTCCAGCTACAG GTTGAGGTGTTCCATCTAAAGCAGCGGCTGCAGACGGCGGAAGGAAGATCGGGAACGCCAAGGAAGCCTCATAATCCTTAG
- the LOC123119813 gene encoding acyl-CoA-binding domain-containing protein 6 isoform X2 has protein sequence MWLDREIAKLDPFDVQVSWGNSVILVGGRSEPATDRLSVWSFNTETEIWSLMEAKGDIPAARSGHTVTRAGATLILFGGEDAKGKKRHDLHMFDLKSSTWLPLNYKGSGPSPRSNHVAALYDDRVLLIFGGHSKSKTLNDLFSLDFETMVWSRVKTNGPHPSPRADCSGALCGTKWYITGGGSKKKRQAETWVFDVLESKWTVRAVPPSSSITTKKGFSMVPLYHRDKIVLVAFGGNKKDPSDKVEVLVVLQNDHSYSWRSAPDVDPLLYEYSPSTKELAGHLNKCAPLYSNSSVARHSLASTVERASREEHGALGTSLHRKYGQVEDCSLAQKLEKLIDDDKYDDVDDCSSCPASTPKDQRSKRTGADTRTDMARTVALKEENADNQGPSGRRIARSSSDISHLYNTKITDLIRRNAALEDQLAAALESKEQAEKNLSLVMSSREQLEKRLASRGKEAELLKEKIAGLELAQEESNSLSNAVHADNVRLEREVAFLKAVADETRKEMHSTRRVLAGEQSRTFQLQVEVFHLKQRLQTAEGRSGTPRKPHNP, from the exons ATGTGGCTTGATAGAGAAATAGCTAAGCTTGATCCTTTTGATGTACAGGTTTCGTGGGGGAATAGCGTTATTCTTGTTGGAGGCAGAAGTGAGCCTGCTACTGATCGTTTATCAG TTTGGTCTTTCAATACCGAAACGGAGATTTGGTCACTGATGGAAGCCAAGGGTGATATCCCT GCAGCTCGAAGTGGCCACACAGTGACCAGAGCAGGCGCTACGTTGATACTTTTTGGTGGTGAGGACGCGAAAGGAAAGAAGCGACATGATCTTCACATGTTCGATCTCAAGTCATCGACATGGCTTCCTTTGAACTATAA AGGCTCCGGACCTTCTCCTAGATCCAATCATGTTGCTGCATTGTATGATGATAGGGTCCTTTTAATATTTGGAGGCCACTCAAAATCCAAGACCTTGAATGATCTATTTTCTTTAGATTTTGAGACA ATGGTATGGTCAAGGGTGAAGACAAATGGTCCTCACCCATCGCCTCGAGCAGATTGTAGTGGAGCTCTATGTGGAACTAAGTGGTACATTACTGGTGGTGGAAGCAAGAAGAAAC GACAAGCGGAAACCTGGGTTTTTGATGTTCTAGAATCGAAGTGGACTGTTCGTGCAGTACCGCCTAGTTCCTCGATTACTACAAAGAAA GGTTTCAGCATGGTTCCTTTGTACCACAGGGACAAGATCGTTCTTGTTGCTTTTGGAGGAAACAAAAAAGATCCATCCGACAAG GTTGAAGTATTAGTGGTGCTGCAAAACGACCATTCTTATAGCTGGCGGTCTGCCCCAGATGTAGACCCATTGCTGTATGAATATTCTCCAAGCACCAAAGAGCTCGCCGGCCATCTCAACAAATGTGCTCCCTTGTACTCTAATAGTTCTGTTGCAAGGCACAGTCTCGCCTCTACAGTAGAGCGTGCGTCTAGGGAGGAGCATGGAGCTCTGGGCACTTCGCTCCACAGGAAGTATGGTCAAGTAGAAGACTGCAGCTTAGCCCAAAAGCTTGAGAAACTGATCGATGATGACAAATACGATGATGTCGATGATTGTTCTTCATGTCCAGCAAGCACC CCGAAAGATCAGCGGAGCAAGAGGACAGGGGCTGATACTCGGACTGACATGGCCAGAACTGTAGCCCTCAAGGAAGAAAATGCTGACAACCAAGGACCAAGTGGAAGGAGGATAGCCAGGAGCTCTTCAGACATCAGCCATCTGTACAACACCAAAATAACAGACTTGATCAGAAGGAACGCGGCGCTTGAGGACCAGCTTGCAGCCGCACTGGAAAGCAAAGAGCAGGCAGAGAAGAACCTGTCCTTGGTCATGAGTAGTAGGGAGCAGCTGGAGAAGAGGCTGGCCAGCAGGGGAAAGGAGGCTGAGCTGCTCAAGGAGAAGATAGCAGGCTTGGAGCTGGCACAGGAGGAGTCCAACAGCCTGTCTAACGCTGTGCACGCCGACAATGTGCGCCTCGAGCGGGAAGTGGCGTTCCTCAAGGCCGTCGCGGATGAGACCCGGAAG GAGATGCATTCCACCCGCAGAGTTTTGGCGGGAGAGCAGTCGCGGACGTTCCAGCTACAG GTTGAGGTGTTCCATCTAAAGCAGCGGCTGCAGACGGCGGAAGGAAGATCGGGAACGCCAAGGAAGCCTCATAATCCTTAG
- the LOC123119812 gene encoding golgin candidate 6: protein MDSRSINLRGFAGSAGKNIMQGIGGFVFGNEASESKEDSYVERFLDRISNGTMPDDRRSAMTELQSLVAESRSAQMSFGAMGFPVLLNVLKEDREDVELVRGALETLVSALTPIETSQGLKTEVQPASMNSDLLSRETDNISLLLSLLTEEDFYVRYYTIQLLTALLTNSLKRLQEAILLIPRGITVLMDMLMDREVIRNEALLLLTYLTRDAEEIQKIVVFEGAFEKLFSIIGEEGFSDGGVVVQDCLELLNNLIRNNASNQMLLKETMGFDPLISILKIRRGSAFNFTQQKTVNLLGALHTVELLLMGGPPGETGKDTSKITNQTALAQRNILDHLLLLGVESQWAPVALRCTALRCIGSLVLRNPQNLDSLASKQVGEEPHVQPALNAILAIILRTSVAQEFVAADYVFKCFCETNPNGQALLASTIAPHPSQGTATHGASSDMPFGSALLQALVSSDVNGDMEACCRASSVLTHIIKDNLQCKDRVLQIQLETPTPSLGRTEPLLHRIVTCLSFAALAEGENDQSSQSEGSYIQPVILRLLITWLADCANAVNCLLESAVHLNYIIELAANKRFTGCVRGLAAVVLGACVLNNASREKGRDAFAVADAISQKIGLTTYFLRFDELRKSFLHLPSGQQNHKQLSRSSANSMSDFQEIEEEETNKGDQHPVLSEIFDSQFVSLLSKLETDIRECIMDLFSRTKTATAVLPVELEQKNGEVDGEYIKRLKSFVERQCNEMQDLLGRNAILAEDLVRTGGGSTSDSSEKPSSGRERVQIEALRQELEGAARRIEVLKTEKAQIEAEASNQRNLAVKLESDLKSLADAYNSLEQSNYRLDAEVKTLRQGGSAPYPDVEAIKAQAKEEAEKESEVELNDLLVCLGQEQSKVEKLSARLAELGEDVDTLLQGIGDDAALPDDDDDDDDEDDDDEK from the exons ATGGACTCCCGGTCGATCAACCTTCGGGGCTTCGCCGGAAGCGCAGGAAAAAATATCATGCAG GGGATTGGGGGATTCGTTTTCGGCAACGAGGCGTCCGAGTCCAAGGAAGATAG CTATGTCGAGAGATTCCTCGATCGCATAAGCAACGGCACCATGCCTGATGATAGGAGGTCTGCCATGACTGAGCTACAGTCCCTCGTGGCGGAGAGCCGTTCGGCTCAGATGTCTTTTGGAGCTATGG GCTTCCCTGTCCTTCTCAACGTTTTGAAAGAAGACCGTGAGGATGTTGAGCTCGTCAGAGGTGCCCTAGAAACCCTTGTGAGCGCGCTGACTCCTATTGAGACGTCACAGGGACTGAAAACTGAGGTCCAACCGGCATCAATGAACTCTGATTTGCTTTCTCGAGAAACAGACAACATTTCTCTTCTCTTGAGCTTACTG ACAGAGGAGGATTTCTATGTGCGATATTACACAATCCAGCTTTTAACAGCGTTACTTACAAACTCGTTGAAAAG ATTACAGGAGGCAATTCTATTAATTCCCCGTGGCATAACAGTTTTAATGGACATGCTTATGGACCGCGAG GTCATAAGGAATGAAGCACTATTACTTCTTACTTATCTGACCAGGGACGCAGAG GAAATTCAAAAAATTGTTGTATTTGAGGGTGCATTTGAGAAGTTGTTTAGCATTATTGGGGAGGAGGGATTTTCTGATGGAGGCGTCGTTGTTCAG GATTGCCTTGAACTTTTAAATAATTTAATACGGAACAATGCGTCCAATCAG ATGCTTTTGAAAGAGACAATGGGCTTTGACCCATTGATATCAATACTAAAGATTAGGAGAGGCAGTGCATTCAATTTTACCCAACAAAAG ACGGTAAATCTTCTCGGTGCCTTACATACTGTCGAACTGCTTTTGATGGGGGGCCCACCGGGTGAAACAGGTAAAGATACTAGCAAGATCACCAATCAAACTGCACTAGCTCAG AGAAACATTCTTGACCATCTTCTATTATTGGGCGTTGAGAGTCAGTGGGCCCCTGTAGCTCTTCGCTGTACG GCATTGCGGTGTATTGGCAGCTTGGTActaagaaatcctcaaaatctcgATTCTCTTGCAAGCAAGCAAGTCGGGGAAGAACCTCATGTTCAGCCTGCACTGAATGCGATCTTAGCTATAATCCTGCGAACCTCCGTAGCACAGGAATTTGTTGCTGCTGATTATGTCTTCAAGTGTTTCTGCGAG ACAAATCCCAATGGCCAGGCATTATTAGCATCAACTATTGCTCCACATCCAAGCCAAGGAACTGCTACCCATGGTGCTTCTAGTGACATGCCATTTGGAAG TGCACTTCTGCAAGCTCTGGTGTCAAGTGATGTTAATGGAGATATGGAG GCATGTTGCAGAGCATCTAGTGTTCTTACTCACATAATCAAGGACAACTTGCAATGCAAAGATCGC GTATTGCAAATTCAGCTTGAAACACCTACGCCATCCTTGGGACGCACCGAGCCTCTCTTGCATCGGATTGTTACGTGTTTATCCTTTGCAGCTTTAGCAGAAGGAGAGAATGACCAAAGCAGTCAATCAGAAGGATCATATATTCAGCCTGTTATTCTCCGGCTACTCATCACATGGCTTGCGGACTGTGCAAATGCTGTAAATTGCCTTTTGGAATCAGCGGTACACCTAAACTACATAATCGAGCTTGCTGCGAATAAACGTTTCACCGGTTGCGTCCGTGGATTAGCTGCTGTTGTTTTAGGTGCTTGTGTCCTCAATAATGCAAGCCGTGAGAAGGGCCGAGATGCCTTTGCTGTTGCAGATGCTATAAGCCAAAAGATTGGCCTTACTACATACTTTTTGAGGTTCGATGAGCTGCGGAAAAGCTTTCTTCACCTACCATCAGGGCAGCAGAACCACAAGCAGCTTTCACGGTCAAGTGCAAACAGTATGTCTGATTTCCAAGAGATTGAAGAGGAGGAAACAAATAAAGGCGATCAACATCCAGTCCTTTCGGAAATTTTTGATTCACAATTCGTTAGTTTACTCAGTAAGCTTGAGACTGATATTAGAGAATGTATAATGGATCTCTTCAGTCGAACAAAGACTGCAACTGCAGTTCTACCTGTTGAGTTGGAGCAGAAGAACGGGGAGGTTGACGGAGAGTATATCAAGCGGTTGAAGTCATTTGTAGAGAGACAGTGCAACGAGATGCAG GACTTGCTAGGCCGAAATGCAATCTTAGCAGAAGATCTAGTGCGAACTGGTGGTGGCAGCACTTCAGATTCTTCTGAGAAACCGAGCAGTGGCCGAGAAAGGGTACAAATTGAAGCCCTCAGACAAGAACTGGAGGGCGCAGCACGGCGAATAGAGGTGCTCAAAACTGAAAAAGCTCAGATCGAGGCCGAAGCTAGCAACCAACGAAATCTTGCAGTAAAACTTGAATCTGATCTCAAGAGCTTGGCAGATGCTTACAACAGTCTTGAGCAGTCCAACTACCGCCTTGATGCAGAGGTGAAAACCTTGAGGCAGGGAGGCAGTGCTCCCTACCCGGACGTAGAAGCAATAAAAGCGCAAGCCAAGGAAGAGGCAGAGAAGGAAAGTGAGGTGGAACTGAACGATCTACTCGTCTGCCTGGGACAGGAGCAAAGTAAGGTTGAGAAGCTGAGTGCACGGCTGGCAGAGCTCGGTGAGGACGTGGACACCCTGCTGCAAggtatcggtgatgatgctgccttgccagatgacgacgatgatgatgacgacgaggatgacgacgatgaaAAGTAA